In Rhodococcus sp. OK302, one genomic interval encodes:
- the rplC gene encoding 50S ribosomal protein L3, which yields MTDTKIKGILGTKLGMTQVFDENNRVVPVTVVKAGPNVVTQIRTEERDGYTAVQLAFGAIDPRRVNKPVSGQFAKAGVTPRRHVVELRIADASGYEVGQELTAEVFEDGAFVDVTGTSKGKGYAGVMKRHGFKGQGASHGTQAVHRRPGSIGACATPGRVFRGTRMAGRMGNDRITTQNLSVHKVDVENGLLLIKGAIPGRKGGLVIVKSAVKGGARA from the coding sequence ATGACTGATACCAAGATCAAGGGAATCCTGGGCACCAAGCTCGGCATGACCCAGGTCTTCGACGAGAACAACCGGGTTGTCCCGGTCACCGTCGTGAAGGCTGGGCCGAACGTCGTAACCCAGATTCGTACCGAAGAGCGTGACGGCTACACCGCTGTGCAGCTCGCGTTCGGCGCAATCGACCCGCGCAGGGTGAACAAGCCGGTTTCCGGTCAGTTCGCCAAGGCAGGTGTGACCCCGCGTCGCCACGTCGTCGAGCTCCGCATTGCGGATGCCTCCGGCTACGAGGTCGGCCAGGAGCTCACCGCCGAGGTTTTCGAGGACGGCGCATTCGTCGACGTCACCGGAACCAGCAAGGGCAAGGGCTACGCCGGCGTCATGAAGCGTCACGGCTTCAAAGGACAGGGTGCATCGCACGGTACCCAGGCTGTTCACCGCCGCCCGGGCTCCATCGGTGCCTGTGCAACCCCCGGTCGTGTCTTCAGGGGCACGCGGATGGCTGGACGCATGGGTAACGACCGCATCACGACGCAGAACCTCTCGGTCCACAAGGTGGACGTCGAGAACGGTCTGCTGCTGATCAAGGGTGCGATCCCGGGCCGCAAGGGTGGCCTCGTGATCGTCAAGAGCGCAGTGAAGGGTGGTGCACGGGCATGA
- a CDS encoding ATP-binding cassette domain-containing protein, whose product MPFPTDAAVVVEDVHKSFKDVHALRGISFQAPKGSVLGILGPNGAGKTTTVKVLSTLIRPDSGRAMIAGYDAVRNAAEVRRSIMMTGQFAALDNALTGRENIELFARLMGLDRASAKQRAADLLEEFDLVEAGARTVANYSGGMRRRIDIACGLVVRPEVVFLDEPTTGLDPRSRQSVWNLVQTLKDQGITVLLTTQYLEEADLLSDNIIVIDKGSVIAEGTADELKARTGASFCEIVPTDTNMLGAVANALGNLLPPDFRFDLARDSGKIAIPAPRGSATLAEALRRLDHARIPLADIALRRPSLDDVFLSLTGHQSTADAGKAGDVS is encoded by the coding sequence ATGCCCTTTCCCACGGATGCGGCCGTAGTCGTGGAGGACGTTCACAAGTCCTTCAAAGATGTCCACGCCCTGCGCGGCATCAGCTTCCAGGCCCCCAAAGGATCGGTTCTCGGCATCCTCGGCCCCAACGGCGCAGGCAAGACCACAACCGTCAAAGTGCTCTCGACGCTCATTCGTCCGGACAGTGGCCGCGCCATGATCGCCGGATACGACGCCGTACGCAATGCTGCGGAGGTTCGACGCTCGATCATGATGACCGGCCAGTTCGCGGCCCTCGACAATGCTCTGACCGGCCGGGAGAACATCGAACTCTTCGCGCGTCTCATGGGACTCGATCGCGCCTCTGCCAAGCAGCGAGCAGCTGATCTCCTCGAAGAATTCGATCTGGTCGAAGCCGGCGCCCGAACCGTCGCCAACTATTCCGGCGGCATGCGTCGCCGTATCGACATCGCCTGTGGCCTCGTCGTTCGCCCCGAGGTCGTATTCCTGGACGAGCCGACGACGGGATTGGATCCCCGCAGCCGGCAGAGCGTGTGGAATCTCGTGCAGACTCTCAAGGATCAGGGCATCACTGTTCTGCTGACAACGCAGTACCTCGAGGAAGCTGATCTTCTCAGCGACAACATCATCGTGATCGACAAGGGTTCGGTCATCGCCGAGGGAACCGCAGACGAACTGAAGGCGCGCACCGGAGCAAGCTTCTGTGAGATCGTGCCGACGGATACCAACATGCTCGGCGCTGTCGCCAACGCTTTGGGAAACCTGCTCCCGCCGGATTTCCGATTCGATCTCGCCCGGGACAGCGGCAAGATCGCCATCCCCGCTCCGCGCGGTTCCGCGACGCTCGCCGAGGCGCTTCGGCGTTTGGACCATGCCAGAATCCCCCTCGCCGACATCGCCTTGAGGCGTCCGTCCCTCGACGATGTCTTCCTCTCGTTGACCGGTCATCAGTCAACCGCCGACGCCGGCAAAGCCGGTGATGTGTCGTGA
- a CDS encoding ABC transporter permease, with amino-acid sequence MTATTKYPTTNLSLQKVALREISVPAATRVGRHRRPNPSAVMQWWVLTGRTLRSMIRRYELVIAVIAPLIFTVGFYLPLKFVMQLQGIDYAQFLMPIIVLQAMAFTSISAAQMAAKERITGFSSRMQTMPVYGAVPLLSRMSSGFVRSVFSLTAALIYGHAIGFRFAEGLNQAILFCTLALVFSTCLSFGADAIGSLSKSPQATSQALTLPQLILGMLSCGFVPETGFPEWIRPFVRNQPVSQFSFAMRDLAQGGVTWNTMFPVVMWSIGLIAVCAPLAYWASTRRS; translated from the coding sequence GTGACCGCTACGACGAAATATCCGACTACGAACTTGTCCCTGCAAAAGGTGGCTCTTCGGGAGATTTCGGTTCCGGCCGCCACGCGCGTCGGGCGGCATCGACGCCCTAACCCCTCAGCAGTTATGCAGTGGTGGGTACTGACGGGCCGCACGTTGCGCTCGATGATCCGTCGCTACGAACTTGTCATCGCTGTGATTGCCCCACTGATTTTCACTGTCGGCTTCTACCTGCCATTGAAGTTTGTGATGCAACTACAAGGCATCGACTACGCCCAGTTCCTGATGCCGATCATCGTGTTGCAGGCTATGGCCTTCACCTCGATTTCAGCTGCTCAGATGGCCGCCAAGGAGCGGATCACAGGTTTCAGTTCCCGGATGCAGACAATGCCCGTCTACGGAGCAGTCCCCCTGCTCTCGCGTATGAGTAGTGGGTTCGTGCGATCAGTATTCTCACTGACCGCTGCTCTCATCTACGGGCACGCAATCGGATTCCGATTCGCCGAAGGCCTCAATCAGGCAATTCTGTTCTGCACTTTGGCACTGGTGTTCAGCACGTGTCTGTCATTCGGCGCCGATGCCATCGGTTCGCTGTCCAAGAGTCCTCAAGCTACGAGTCAGGCATTGACTCTTCCCCAGCTGATCCTCGGGATGCTCTCCTGTGGTTTCGTGCCGGAAACCGGTTTCCCCGAGTGGATCCGTCCCTTCGTACGTAATCAGCCGGTGTCGCAGTTCTCCTTCGCGATGCGTGACCTCGCCCAAGGCGGCGTCACCTGGAACACCATGTTCCCCGTGGTCATGTGGTCGATCGGATTGATCGCTGTGTGCGCTCCGCTCGCCTACTGGGCAAGCACGAGGCGGTCGTGA
- a CDS encoding alpha/beta hydrolase, protein MTRNTRPAWRRATHVGVLAIACSLFTAGIAQAAPTNTSDSASDVATSDSYVKSVQKINDRQLVVNVYAASMDKVVPIQVITPADNSEPRPILYLLNGAGGGEDSATWQRQSDVVDFFSDKNVNVATPVGGRLSYYTDWEKDDPKAGRNKWSTFLGEELPPILNKELGSNGKQALSAISMSGTSVLNLAIEHPGLYSSVAAYSGCAQTSDPMGQQFVRITTEWIGGVDDVTNMWGPLDGQGWRDHDPLLNAEKLRGTPIYMSTGNGLPGFPNDSMQNPRMNDGRANLENQIIVGGVIEAATNLCTSNMAKRLFELNIPAVVDFRPTGTHSWGYWQDDLHKSWPFIANSLGV, encoded by the coding sequence TTGACGCGAAACACGAGACCAGCCTGGCGTCGCGCCACACACGTCGGAGTACTGGCAATCGCCTGCTCACTGTTCACCGCCGGCATTGCGCAAGCCGCTCCGACAAATACGAGCGATTCCGCGTCCGACGTGGCTACGAGCGATTCGTACGTCAAGTCGGTGCAGAAGATCAATGATCGGCAGCTCGTCGTCAACGTCTATGCCGCGTCGATGGACAAGGTGGTGCCCATCCAGGTCATCACTCCTGCCGATAATTCCGAGCCTCGCCCCATTCTCTACCTTCTGAACGGCGCGGGCGGCGGAGAAGACTCGGCGACCTGGCAACGTCAGTCGGATGTCGTCGACTTCTTCAGCGATAAGAACGTCAATGTCGCGACCCCGGTGGGCGGACGCCTTTCCTATTACACCGACTGGGAAAAGGACGACCCGAAAGCCGGCCGAAACAAGTGGTCGACATTCCTCGGTGAGGAACTGCCCCCGATTCTGAACAAGGAACTGGGAAGCAACGGTAAGCAGGCACTGTCCGCAATCTCGATGTCCGGTACCTCGGTACTGAATCTCGCGATCGAACATCCCGGCCTGTACAGCTCAGTCGCTGCCTACAGCGGCTGCGCACAGACGAGCGATCCGATGGGCCAGCAGTTCGTCAGGATCACCACCGAGTGGATCGGTGGCGTCGACGACGTCACGAACATGTGGGGACCCCTCGACGGTCAGGGTTGGCGGGATCATGATCCGCTGCTCAACGCCGAGAAGCTGCGCGGGACGCCGATCTACATGAGCACCGGCAACGGACTCCCCGGCTTCCCGAACGACTCCATGCAGAATCCGCGCATGAACGATGGTCGTGCAAATCTCGAGAACCAGATCATCGTCGGCGGCGTGATCGAAGCTGCAACCAACCTGTGCACCTCGAATATGGCCAAGCGTCTGTTCGAGCTGAACATTCCGGCCGTGGTGGATTTCCGCCCGACGGGCACCCACTCGTGGGGCTACTGGCAGGACGATCTCCACAAGTCCTGGCCGTTCATCGCCAACTCTTTGGGTGTCTGA
- a CDS encoding hotdog fold domain-containing protein, with translation MTTSSPTYRGWQRLPDNSVGHALFSLAMSVRVPYFASILPRVTKLEPGLCEVRAPKWWGVHNHLGTFHAIAACNLAEVAMGMLSEATVPDTHRWIPKSMSVEYLAKAETSLRAVAQLDALPDFDAITTGAELVVPISIFDRAGKEVVHAQITTWVTKK, from the coding sequence ATGACGACATCAAGCCCTACCTATCGCGGCTGGCAGAGACTCCCGGACAACTCCGTGGGGCATGCGCTTTTCTCCCTGGCCATGTCGGTTCGAGTCCCGTACTTCGCGTCGATACTCCCCCGCGTGACCAAGCTCGAACCGGGATTGTGCGAGGTTCGGGCGCCGAAGTGGTGGGGTGTACACAACCATCTGGGAACGTTTCACGCGATCGCAGCCTGCAATCTCGCGGAGGTTGCCATGGGAATGCTCAGTGAAGCAACGGTCCCCGACACTCACCGATGGATTCCGAAGTCGATGTCCGTCGAATATCTCGCCAAGGCCGAGACGAGCCTTCGCGCAGTGGCGCAACTCGACGCCCTGCCTGATTTCGATGCCATCACGACCGGCGCCGAACTGGTCGTACCGATTTCGATTTTCGACCGGGCCGGCAAGGAAGTTGTACATGCCCAGATCACCACGTGGGTCACAAAAAAGTAA
- a CDS encoding chorismate mutase family protein: protein MDDFQPSTRPTQEHAAESDDARIDDLEQFRRELDAIDASLLETVRERLLLCQQIGEWKRVSNVPMMQPGRVHLVQERARQFALRHDLSPEFFESLYKLLISETCRLEDLVIDGQATEEETVRESVGPRSGSSS, encoded by the coding sequence GTGGATGACTTCCAGCCCTCGACCCGCCCTACCCAAGAGCATGCAGCCGAGTCAGATGACGCTCGGATCGACGATCTCGAACAGTTTCGCCGCGAACTCGACGCCATCGACGCCTCGCTGCTCGAGACGGTCCGCGAACGACTGCTGCTCTGCCAGCAGATCGGAGAGTGGAAACGGGTCAGCAACGTTCCGATGATGCAACCCGGGCGTGTGCACCTCGTGCAGGAACGGGCTCGACAATTCGCCCTTCGGCACGATCTGTCACCCGAGTTCTTCGAATCGTTGTACAAACTCCTGATCTCCGAGACTTGCCGACTCGAAGACCTGGTGATCGACGGCCAAGCCACAGAGGAGGAGACTGTTCGGGAATCCGTCGGCCCGAGATCAGGATCATCGTCATGA
- the pabB gene encoding aminodeoxychorismate synthase component I: MSSRTLLVDNYDSFTYNLFTLLTKVNGVVPTVVTNDADWDSLDLASFDNVVISPGPGRPDRERDFGISRRFIEEGSLPLLGVCLGHQGLCQLFGADVVLAPTPMHGRISLVDHDGTGVFSGLPSPFRAVRYHSLTVENLPDAFVRTAWTSDGLVMGVRHRTKPMWGVQFHPESISTEFGVELLANFRDLSIGRTLESVMHQAPLVHASSLRPASSYRVDRVRLDFAVDPSAAYAALFADGPNAYWLDRAATSEPDTRFTIMGDASGPLAEFITYDVGPGVVTVARKGLPEENIHVPFFDYLDGQLATRFIPADPELDFNLGYVGYLGYELKAQTGGVSAHSADTPDAAFVFADRAVVIDHTAGRTHVLRLRENSSAEDWNSGDRDSSAEDDWLAHTVDVLADIGAATGERIPVPLISETVWTQARLRHDRNRYLALIEDALEQIRVGESYEVCLTNMASVTETIDPRRTFEFLRGINPTPYSALLDFTGIAVISASPERFLRVDSEGNVESKPIKGTRPRGVTRARDAALRQDLLDSEKDRAENLMIVDLTRNDLAKVCVPGSVHVPRLFGIESYSSVHQMVSTVRGSLRAESSAVDCVRAAFPGGSMTGAPKVRTMEIIDRLESGPRGVYSGSIGYFALGGAADLSIVIRSLVATSKGVSFGIGGAITALSDAEEEFDETTVKASTLLRALDVVASHTDELGR; this comes from the coding sequence ATGAGTTCCCGCACGCTCCTCGTGGACAATTACGACTCGTTCACATACAACCTCTTCACACTTCTCACCAAGGTCAACGGCGTCGTACCCACCGTTGTCACCAACGACGCGGACTGGGACTCCCTCGACCTTGCCTCGTTCGACAACGTCGTGATCTCGCCAGGCCCAGGCCGGCCCGATCGGGAGCGTGACTTCGGAATCAGCCGAAGATTCATCGAGGAAGGTTCACTCCCCCTACTCGGGGTCTGCCTCGGACATCAAGGACTCTGCCAACTGTTCGGTGCCGACGTCGTGCTCGCACCGACGCCCATGCACGGCAGAATTTCGCTCGTCGACCACGACGGCACGGGAGTCTTTTCCGGATTGCCCTCACCGTTTCGTGCAGTCCGCTATCACTCGCTGACCGTCGAGAACCTCCCCGACGCCTTTGTCCGGACCGCTTGGACGTCGGACGGCTTGGTCATGGGCGTGCGGCATCGGACAAAGCCGATGTGGGGAGTTCAGTTCCACCCCGAATCGATCAGTACCGAATTCGGAGTCGAACTGCTGGCCAATTTCCGCGATCTCTCGATCGGGCGAACTCTCGAGTCCGTCATGCACCAGGCTCCGCTTGTGCACGCATCGAGCCTGCGCCCCGCGTCGTCCTACCGAGTCGACAGGGTTCGTCTTGATTTCGCGGTGGATCCTTCGGCTGCATATGCTGCCTTGTTCGCCGACGGCCCCAACGCGTATTGGCTGGATCGAGCTGCGACGTCGGAACCCGACACTCGGTTCACGATCATGGGTGACGCTTCCGGACCACTGGCCGAGTTCATCACGTACGACGTGGGCCCCGGAGTTGTCACAGTTGCCCGAAAGGGATTGCCGGAAGAGAACATTCATGTTCCCTTCTTCGACTATCTGGATGGGCAACTGGCCACACGGTTCATTCCGGCGGATCCGGAACTCGACTTCAATCTCGGATACGTCGGATATCTCGGATACGAGTTGAAAGCGCAGACCGGTGGCGTTTCGGCGCACTCCGCAGATACTCCCGACGCTGCATTCGTCTTTGCCGACCGCGCTGTTGTCATCGACCACACTGCCGGTCGGACACACGTTCTGCGTCTACGCGAGAACTCGTCGGCGGAAGACTGGAACAGCGGTGATCGGGACAGCTCAGCCGAGGACGACTGGCTCGCGCATACCGTCGATGTTCTGGCCGACATCGGTGCTGCAACCGGGGAGCGAATCCCTGTTCCTCTGATCAGTGAAACCGTCTGGACACAAGCACGTCTGCGTCATGACCGGAATCGATACCTGGCCCTGATCGAGGATGCACTCGAACAGATTCGCGTCGGCGAATCGTACGAGGTGTGCCTGACAAACATGGCCAGTGTCACCGAGACGATCGATCCCCGACGCACTTTCGAGTTCTTGCGCGGCATCAATCCGACCCCCTACAGCGCACTGCTCGATTTCACCGGAATCGCGGTGATCTCCGCCTCCCCGGAACGGTTTCTGCGCGTCGACTCCGAAGGCAACGTCGAGTCCAAACCCATCAAGGGCACACGACCTCGAGGCGTCACCCGAGCACGGGATGCGGCACTGCGACAGGACCTACTCGACAGCGAGAAGGACCGCGCCGAAAACCTGATGATCGTTGACCTCACGCGAAATGATCTTGCAAAAGTTTGCGTTCCCGGCAGTGTGCACGTTCCACGACTGTTCGGGATCGAATCGTATTCGTCGGTCCATCAGATGGTGTCGACCGTCCGTGGCTCACTGCGCGCAGAGTCGTCTGCTGTCGATTGCGTTCGGGCCGCATTTCCTGGCGGATCCATGACGGGAGCGCCGAAAGTACGAACCATGGAGATCATCGACCGTCTCGAATCCGGTCCTCGCGGAGTGTATTCCGGATCCATCGGATATTTTGCCCTCGGCGGCGCTGCTGATTTGTCGATCGTCATCCGCTCGTTGGTCGCTACGTCCAAAGGAGTCAGTTTCGGCATCGGCGGCGCCATAACTGCTTTGTCCGATGCCGAGGAAGAGTTCGACGAAACGACGGTCAAAGCGTCGACTTTGCTTCGTGCGCTCGACGTCGTTGCCAGTCACACCGACGAACTCGGCAGGTAG
- a CDS encoding glycosyltransferase family 2 protein — MTDVTRTLMFRDGVSSDNLPSMGASLSVVVPVYNEEEYISDCLESLLQQGDDIAEILVVDNNSTDGTAEIIRDFERRSPKVRYLLETRQGVVFSRNLGFNSAQGDLIGRVDADTRVSAGWASAVVEFFAAHEFDAVTGFSLFYDSPFVTVQRSAVAKQDALGTFRGLKDAPSLTGSNMAIRKSAWSIVQDSVTDRTDFHEDVDLSYCLLGREMKFVQDLSMRAEVSGRRGETGPIDFLSYNKASILTLKHHGAMTRRLRLMIFRSSILHAVLWPVYRMYDKDTDKLSLKRLFFRPSARQMPVDSGDR; from the coding sequence ATGACTGACGTCACCCGAACATTGATGTTCCGAGATGGTGTATCGAGTGATAACCTGCCGTCCATGGGTGCCTCGCTTTCAGTTGTCGTTCCGGTCTATAACGAAGAAGAATATATTTCGGATTGTCTCGAGTCTTTGTTGCAGCAGGGTGATGATATTGCTGAAATATTGGTTGTCGACAATAATTCGACAGACGGAACCGCCGAGATAATTCGCGATTTCGAACGCCGGTCTCCAAAAGTTCGCTATCTGTTGGAAACTCGACAGGGCGTCGTTTTTTCAAGAAACTTGGGGTTCAATTCTGCTCAGGGTGATTTGATCGGGCGAGTAGACGCGGACACGAGGGTGTCTGCAGGCTGGGCCAGTGCGGTCGTCGAGTTTTTTGCCGCGCATGAATTCGACGCTGTTACCGGTTTCTCGTTGTTTTATGACTCGCCTTTTGTGACGGTGCAACGTTCGGCGGTCGCCAAGCAGGATGCACTCGGCACATTCCGGGGGCTGAAAGATGCGCCTTCTCTGACCGGTTCGAACATGGCGATCCGGAAATCTGCGTGGTCAATCGTTCAAGATTCTGTCACTGATCGAACAGATTTTCACGAAGATGTCGATCTTTCGTATTGTCTTCTTGGTCGTGAAATGAAATTTGTTCAGGATCTTTCGATGCGAGCGGAAGTTTCCGGTCGTCGCGGAGAAACCGGACCGATAGATTTTCTTTCTTACAACAAAGCCTCCATCCTTACGTTGAAGCATCATGGCGCTATGACGCGTCGACTGCGCCTGATGATTTTCCGCAGTTCGATATTGCATGCGGTGTTATGGCCCGTCTACCGAATGTATGACAAAGATACGGACAAGCTGTCTTTGAAGAGACTTTTCTTTCGGCCTTCAGCGCGGCAGATGCCAGTTGATTCGGGAGATCGCTGA
- a CDS encoding ABC transporter permease: MTAVDNSAQPTNGRTLNFPVPDAALPEGSTQALWTHSLIQAKRLLINWARDPSTAIQALLYPALTLIMFRVVLGNSISAATGQPSIYGTVPLIILVGAMFGSIASAVGLRGEMTSGLLSRFWTLPAHRASGLVGRMIAEAVRVLLTTIVIIGVGCLVGFRFNQGPVAAIGMILLPIVFGIGFAVMVTALATVSENLPLVEIVSIGCTLLMFFNSGFVPTMAYPVWLQPVIAAQPMSVAVEAMRGMSLGGPVLEPVLKTFAWSFGMIAVFLYPAIRGYRRAASR, from the coding sequence ATGACGGCAGTCGACAATTCGGCGCAGCCGACCAACGGACGCACCCTGAATTTTCCCGTACCTGATGCGGCACTTCCGGAAGGCTCCACGCAGGCGCTCTGGACGCACAGTCTGATCCAGGCGAAACGCCTTCTGATCAATTGGGCGCGTGACCCATCCACCGCGATCCAAGCACTGCTGTACCCAGCTCTGACACTCATCATGTTTCGTGTTGTTCTCGGAAACTCGATCAGCGCCGCAACCGGGCAGCCCAGTATTTACGGCACCGTTCCGTTGATCATTCTTGTCGGGGCGATGTTCGGGTCCATTGCGAGTGCCGTCGGTCTTCGAGGCGAAATGACCAGTGGGCTACTCAGTCGTTTCTGGACCCTTCCCGCCCATCGTGCCTCCGGGTTGGTGGGTCGAATGATTGCGGAAGCCGTGCGGGTTCTCCTCACGACCATCGTCATCATCGGAGTCGGATGCCTTGTCGGGTTCCGATTCAATCAAGGTCCGGTAGCTGCGATTGGCATGATTCTCCTGCCGATCGTTTTCGGAATCGGATTTGCCGTGATGGTGACGGCTCTTGCCACTGTGTCCGAGAATCTCCCGCTCGTAGAGATCGTCTCCATCGGATGCACCCTGCTCATGTTCTTCAACAGCGGTTTTGTTCCGACGATGGCATATCCGGTCTGGTTGCAGCCCGTCATTGCAGCACAGCCCATGTCCGTGGCGGTGGAAGCTATGCGTGGAATGTCTCTCGGAGGGCCAGTCCTCGAGCCTGTACTCAAGACATTTGCCTGGTCGTTCGGAATGATCGCAGTCTTCCTTTATCCAGCAATCCGGGGATACCGTCGGGCAGCTTCGAGGTAG
- the rpsJ gene encoding 30S ribosomal protein S10: MAGQKIRIRLKAYDHEAIDASARKIVETVTRTGARVVGPVPLPTEKNVYCVIRSPHKYKDSREHFEMRTHKRLIDILDPTPKTVDALMRIDLPASVDVNIQ, encoded by the coding sequence GTGGCGGGACAAAAGATCCGCATCAGGCTCAAGGCCTACGACCACGAGGCGATCGACGCGTCAGCGCGCAAGATCGTCGAGACGGTAACCCGTACGGGTGCCCGCGTCGTTGGACCTGTGCCGTTGCCGACCGAGAAGAACGTATATTGCGTCATCCGCTCGCCGCACAAGTACAAGGACTCGCGCGAGCACTTCGAGATGCGTACTCATAAGCGGCTGATCGACATTCTCGACCCGACGCCGAAGACGGTTGACGCGCTTATGCGTATCGACCTTCCGGCCAGTGTCGACGTGAACATTCAGTGA
- a CDS encoding prephenate dehydrogenase: MSSVRCDEVIVVGGAGAVGSMFVDLMRRDGRSVTILDPADSDSPLRGDITGPDNILLRALTSADIVILAVPESVALAALPTLVRVVRTDALIVDTLSVKSQMSVAVENSGRTGEFLGVNPMFRPSLGPSGRPIIAVPYVGGPRGADFVENLRAWGATVSVMNPDRHDRLAAATQALTHASVLAFGLALGELDVTAEEVADVETPPHRTLSALLARIVNGEPEVYWDVQSGNPYAETARKALITACVRLDSATGDLENFSDVVKSAAEGLGTRSEELDTLCRQVFEEIGSRK, from the coding sequence ATGTCGTCGGTTCGGTGTGACGAGGTGATCGTGGTCGGAGGTGCCGGAGCGGTCGGATCCATGTTTGTCGATCTCATGCGCCGAGACGGACGGTCTGTCACAATTCTCGATCCGGCGGACTCGGACAGCCCTCTCCGCGGCGATATCACCGGTCCGGACAATATCCTGCTCCGGGCCCTCACCTCAGCAGACATCGTCATCCTGGCCGTGCCAGAAAGTGTCGCACTCGCAGCCTTACCCACGCTTGTGCGAGTCGTTCGCACCGATGCGCTGATCGTCGACACGTTGTCGGTCAAGTCTCAAATGTCGGTTGCCGTCGAGAATTCGGGCCGAACGGGCGAATTCCTGGGGGTCAATCCGATGTTTCGGCCCTCACTCGGCCCCTCGGGACGACCGATTATCGCCGTTCCGTACGTGGGCGGTCCACGAGGTGCAGATTTTGTCGAAAATCTGCGTGCGTGGGGAGCAACGGTTTCCGTGATGAACCCGGATCGTCACGACCGACTGGCCGCGGCAACTCAAGCCTTGACCCACGCATCGGTGCTGGCTTTCGGCCTTGCGCTGGGAGAACTCGACGTGACCGCCGAAGAAGTCGCCGACGTCGAGACTCCCCCACACCGGACGCTTTCGGCTTTGCTGGCGCGAATCGTGAACGGCGAACCCGAGGTGTATTGGGACGTTCAATCGGGAAACCCCTATGCGGAGACTGCCCGCAAAGCCTTGATCACGGCATGCGTCCGACTGGACTCCGCAACCGGGGATCTGGAGAACTTCTCGGACGTGGTGAAATCTGCCGCGGAGGGACTCGGGACCCGATCAGAGGAGTTGGACACCCTGTGCCGGCAGGTCTTCGAGGAGATCGGCTCACGGAAGTAG
- a CDS encoding diiron oxygenase, translated as MRHGVAPPTLPGFDAEDPAESAIVRRLAENWSRRAAVKRSELELEDLFDTTKLDYPDSLLPFAQHPTYLALTPEQQVRLRAWAWIAFNKNVMDIERAVVNPGFELLAVDAFDIGFGDSVEVAVNQAMVDEQYHTLMHLNASSLTRRGRGLSLPTKLLPEVQTVRSRAQALAECPDARSRAVVSLAYMTVAEISISSYLDVIIDGEEIQPVNRATVRLHNRDELCHASIADALAVSVFEALDADARRRFADGAAEAMAAFAGNDFGAWQAIMDAEEISGGNRMIEDIKHSPGSELLVQDFSGIRKLFDTLGVDKHLP; from the coding sequence ATGCGACACGGAGTAGCTCCACCGACCCTTCCCGGTTTCGATGCCGAGGATCCTGCCGAAAGTGCAATCGTCCGTCGGCTCGCCGAGAACTGGTCGCGCCGAGCCGCCGTCAAGCGATCCGAGCTCGAACTCGAGGATCTCTTCGACACCACAAAGCTCGACTATCCGGACTCGCTACTTCCCTTCGCGCAGCACCCCACCTACCTGGCACTCACGCCCGAGCAACAAGTGCGACTTCGAGCCTGGGCATGGATCGCCTTCAACAAGAACGTGATGGATATCGAACGAGCGGTGGTTAACCCGGGGTTCGAATTACTTGCCGTGGACGCGTTCGACATCGGATTCGGCGATTCCGTCGAAGTAGCGGTGAATCAGGCGATGGTCGACGAGCAGTACCACACGTTGATGCACCTCAACGCAAGTTCTTTGACCCGTCGTGGACGCGGGTTGTCGCTGCCGACAAAACTTTTGCCGGAAGTACAGACGGTCCGGAGCCGGGCTCAGGCGCTCGCCGAGTGTCCGGATGCTCGCTCACGCGCAGTTGTCTCCCTGGCCTATATGACTGTCGCGGAAATCTCGATCAGTTCGTACCTCGACGTGATCATCGACGGTGAAGAAATTCAGCCGGTGAACCGTGCGACGGTCCGACTCCACAATCGGGACGAACTCTGCCACGCGTCCATTGCCGACGCTCTAGCCGTTTCCGTGTTCGAGGCTCTCGACGCCGATGCGCGTCGACGCTTCGCCGACGGTGCGGCCGAAGCGATGGCCGCTTTTGCCGGCAATGACTTCGGTGCTTGGCAAGCGATCATGGATGCTGAGGAAATCTCCGGCGGGAACCGGATGATCGAGGACATCAAGCATTCCCCCGGGTCCGAACTGCTGGTTCAGGATTTCAGTGGAATCCGAAAACTGTTCGACACACTGGGCGTCGACAAACACCTTCCCTAA